In Rhizorhabdus phycosphaerae, the genomic stretch GCAGCCAGTCCGGGCTGACATCGGCGAAAAGCACCTTCCCCTGCGTGTCGATCAGGACGACGGCAGGCATCGGCAATTCCCAGCTGTCCGTACCCGTCAAGGCGCCTATCCAGGTCTCGTCATTCTCCGGCTTGGGTGGGTTGTCGTACGGAACGAAGGTCAGGCCGAAACGACGAGCGAGGCTGTTGCCGCGATCGCTTGCCACGTCGAACCCGAGGCCATGACGGACACGGATCTCATCGAGCCCCTTCTCGGGAAGATGCGGGCTCACCGCGACGATGCGGATACCGGCTGCCTCAAGCGCGGGGCGGAGATGCTCGTCATAATGCGGCAAGGCGATATTACACGCCGGGCAGCCGGCGAAGCGGAAGAAGATCAGCGCCACCGGCCCGTCGCGCGTCAGGCTGGCCAGGTCGACGGCGCCGCCTGTCGACAGTTGCAGCACGAAAGGCGCGACCGTCTCGCCGGCCTTGACGACCG encodes the following:
- a CDS encoding peroxiredoxin-like family protein; protein product: MTMSQSLQSKFDALHAERVRSWDAAKLATNIAQRQALVERFDAEAVVKAGETVAPFVLQLSTGGAVDLASLTRDGPVALIFFRFAGCPACNIALPHYDEHLRPALEAAGIRIVAVSPHLPEKGLDEIRVRHGLGFDVASDRGNSLARRFGLTFVPYDNPPKPENDETWIGALTGTDSWELPMPAVVLIDTQGKVLFADVSPDWLRRTEAAEIIAEVAQLREDHPRSRIPA